A genomic stretch from Gardnerella leopoldii includes:
- a CDS encoding peptide deformylase, translated as MSIRKIRIVPDPVLRTPCDEIREITPAVKHLVDDLLETVNDPGRAGLSANQIGVSFRAFSYNINGRIGYILNPVIEELKGEQYDDEGCLSVPGLWYKTRRANYARARGIDLDGKTVVLEGEGLMARMIQHECDHLDGHIYLDRLEKDVRRQALRELRNNMRS; from the coding sequence GTGTCTATTAGAAAAATTCGTATTGTTCCGGATCCCGTATTGCGAACTCCTTGTGATGAGATTCGTGAAATTACGCCAGCTGTGAAACATTTAGTTGATGATTTATTGGAAACGGTAAATGATCCAGGTAGAGCTGGATTGTCTGCTAATCAGATTGGTGTAAGTTTTAGAGCTTTTTCTTACAATATAAATGGTCGAATTGGCTATATTCTAAATCCAGTAATTGAAGAGCTAAAAGGTGAACAGTACGACGACGAGGGTTGCCTTTCTGTTCCGGGATTATGGTACAAAACTAGGCGTGCAAATTATGCTAGAGCTCGTGGAATTGATTTAGATGGTAAGACTGTAGTGCTTGAAGGTGAAGGTCTTATGGCTAGAATGATTCAGCATGAGTGTGATCATTTAGATGGTCATATTTATTTGGATAGGCTTGAAAAGGATGTGCGCCGTCAAGCGTTGCGTGAGTTGCGCAATAATATGCGTAGCTAA
- the tsf gene encoding translation elongation factor Ts, translated as MAAITAALIKQVREETGAGMMDVKKALTEAEGDVARAKEIIRAKGIQAAGKREGRKAQEGTIASKVVKSAEGETGYAVELNSETDFVAKTPKFVEFSNTVLDHAVEANASTAEEVLAAPADGATVKESVEEAAALFSEHVKVGQVAKVSGPHVEIYAHKKSVELPPSIVSMIATDEAGAKVAHEAALQISAMGAQWLRREDVPEEVLESERRVATEKSLAEGKPEKIVPKIVEGRMNAFFKETVLLEQAYVKDPSKSVGDLFKEVGGTALAFARVEVGKGAAE; from the coding sequence ATGGCAGCAATTACTGCAGCGTTGATTAAGCAGGTGCGTGAAGAAACCGGCGCCGGCATGATGGACGTTAAAAAGGCTCTTACTGAAGCTGAAGGCGACGTTGCCCGCGCTAAGGAAATCATCCGCGCTAAGGGTATTCAGGCAGCTGGTAAGCGTGAAGGTCGTAAGGCTCAGGAAGGTACCATCGCTTCTAAGGTTGTTAAGTCTGCTGAAGGCGAAACTGGTTACGCAGTTGAGTTGAATTCTGAAACTGACTTTGTGGCAAAGACACCAAAGTTTGTGGAATTCTCAAACACTGTTCTTGACCATGCTGTTGAAGCTAATGCTTCTACTGCTGAAGAAGTACTTGCAGCACCAGCTGATGGCGCAACTGTTAAGGAATCTGTTGAAGAAGCAGCAGCTTTGTTTAGCGAGCACGTCAAGGTTGGTCAGGTTGCTAAGGTAAGCGGTCCACACGTTGAGATTTATGCTCACAAGAAGTCTGTGGAATTGCCTCCAAGCATCGTTTCCATGATTGCTACTGACGAGGCTGGTGCAAAGGTTGCTCACGAAGCTGCTTTGCAGATTTCCGCTATGGGTGCGCAGTGGCTTCGCCGCGAAGATGTTCCAGAAGAAGTTTTGGAATCTGAGCGTCGCGTTGCAACCGAGAAGTCCTTGGCTGAAGGCAAGCCAGAGAAGATTGTTCCAAAGATTGTTGAAGGACGTATGAACGCTTTCTTCAAGGAAACTGTACTTCTCGAGCAGGCATACGTTAAGGATCCATCCAAGAGCGTTGGTGACTTGTTCAAGGAAGTTGGCGGCACCGCTCTTGCCTTTGCTCGCGTTGAGGTTGGCAAAGGTGCTGCTGAATAA
- a CDS encoding AMP-dependent synthetase/ligase, with product MLREFAVEAIHPTQDGDTIYSLLANRAMRSPQDLVAQWQDDETRRWHDVTSSEMLAKVRAVARGLIALGVQHGSKVVIYSATCYEWGIVDFACACIGAVSVPIYETDSALQAADIIDEVKPVIAFAGDDAHAQCLERVRQDHKHITLKTVFNFKAGGLEAVVDFGRSITEDELNKAVDVVKADDLATIVYTSGSTGRPKGAMLSNRNFTHIVFAGYDVLNDMLCKPNRLLLFLPLAHCFARYIQYVAIGAHGVIGYVPNAKHLLADLRSFKPTYLLGVPRVFEKVYNAASQKAGAGIKGRIFAKAVKHFIQWSRDNVEGKTHSLAARMNHAMYMKTVGSSIRSALGPNLSWLACGGAPMDADLAHFFNGLDGITFIQGYGMTETAAPCVVNFEHANQVGSVGRPGPGIAIRLADDDEVLIKGPNVFMGYFNKPELTAEVIDEDGWLHSGDLGSIDDEGFLSITGRKKDIIITAGGKNISPAPMEGIIAQCPLVSHAVVVGDGKPFVSALIELDPDMVRSWLKNKGMDVNLTMSEIATNEAVRSVIQQFIDQANSTVSRAESVRKFVILQDEFTQDAGTLTPSMKIVRPKILARYADIIETQLYAPKPNTRPLPATVKILDKTTETVKQAQETVKQAQEAVTPRVRQAIDQAANHLKRFGEESSSDSSSTSHSDHNEHVE from the coding sequence ATGCTCCGAGAATTTGCTGTAGAAGCCATTCACCCAACTCAAGACGGTGATACCATTTATTCCTTACTCGCCAATCGTGCTATGCGTAGCCCACAAGACTTGGTTGCTCAATGGCAAGACGATGAAACTCGTCGTTGGCATGATGTTACTTCATCTGAAATGCTCGCGAAAGTTCGTGCAGTAGCTCGAGGCTTAATAGCACTCGGAGTTCAGCATGGCTCCAAAGTTGTTATTTACTCTGCTACATGTTATGAGTGGGGTATTGTCGATTTTGCTTGTGCATGTATTGGTGCTGTAAGCGTTCCTATTTATGAAACAGATTCAGCATTGCAGGCAGCTGACATTATCGATGAAGTTAAGCCAGTTATTGCTTTTGCTGGAGACGATGCGCATGCTCAATGCTTAGAGCGTGTTCGTCAGGATCATAAACATATAACTTTGAAAACCGTATTTAATTTCAAAGCTGGTGGCTTGGAAGCAGTTGTTGATTTTGGTAGATCTATTACTGAGGATGAGCTTAATAAAGCTGTTGATGTTGTTAAGGCAGATGATTTAGCTACTATTGTTTACACCTCTGGCTCGACTGGTAGACCTAAAGGCGCAATGCTTTCAAATCGTAATTTTACGCATATTGTTTTTGCTGGTTACGATGTTCTTAACGATATGTTATGCAAACCAAATCGTTTGCTTTTATTCCTTCCATTGGCGCATTGTTTTGCTCGGTACATTCAATATGTTGCTATTGGTGCTCACGGTGTTATTGGATATGTGCCTAATGCTAAGCATCTTTTGGCTGATTTGCGTAGTTTTAAGCCTACGTATTTACTTGGCGTGCCTAGAGTTTTTGAAAAAGTTTATAATGCTGCGTCACAAAAAGCTGGTGCTGGCATAAAGGGTCGTATCTTTGCTAAAGCTGTAAAGCATTTCATTCAATGGTCTCGCGACAATGTTGAAGGTAAAACTCATTCTCTTGCTGCACGCATGAATCATGCGATGTACATGAAAACAGTTGGTTCTTCTATTCGTTCAGCTTTAGGTCCTAATCTTTCATGGTTAGCTTGCGGTGGAGCTCCAATGGATGCTGATTTGGCTCATTTCTTTAATGGTCTTGATGGTATTACTTTTATTCAAGGGTATGGAATGACTGAAACTGCCGCTCCTTGTGTAGTTAATTTTGAGCATGCAAATCAAGTTGGATCTGTAGGTCGACCTGGTCCTGGTATAGCTATCCGTCTTGCTGACGACGATGAAGTGCTTATTAAAGGTCCTAACGTATTTATGGGATATTTCAATAAGCCTGAGCTTACTGCAGAAGTTATTGACGAAGATGGATGGTTGCATTCAGGCGATCTTGGCTCAATAGATGATGAAGGATTCTTGTCTATTACTGGTCGCAAAAAAGATATTATTATTACTGCCGGTGGCAAGAATATAAGTCCTGCTCCTATGGAAGGTATTATTGCTCAATGCCCATTAGTTTCTCATGCTGTAGTAGTGGGCGATGGTAAGCCATTTGTTTCTGCTTTAATTGAGCTTGATCCAGATATGGTTCGTTCTTGGCTAAAGAATAAGGGTATGGATGTTAACCTTACTATGAGTGAGATTGCTACTAACGAAGCAGTGCGTTCAGTAATTCAGCAATTTATTGACCAAGCTAATAGTACTGTTTCTCGCGCTGAGTCTGTTCGTAAGTTTGTTATTTTGCAAGATGAATTTACTCAAGATGCTGGAACCTTGACTCCAAGTATGAAGATTGTTCGTCCGAAGATTCTTGCTCGCTATGCTGATATTATCGAAACGCAATTGTATGCTCCAAAGCCTAATACTCGTCCTTTGCCAGCAACTGTAAAGATTCTCGATAAAACTACTGAGACTGTTAAGCAAGCACAGGAGACTGTTAAGCAAGCACAGGAAGCTGTAACTCCTCGAGTACGTCAAGCTATCGATCAAGCTGCGAATCATTTGAAGCGTTTTGGTGAAGAATCTTCATCAGATTCCTCTTCGACATCGCATAGTGATCATAATGAACATGTCGAGTAA
- the uvrC gene encoding excinuclease ABC subunit UvrC produces the protein MKDNDLNKNSYKAYDLQEENRMRDSEKWRKTQAIIDEQFSKDSSFDDERVNALGAPLLGDTRDLFRPASRDIPAQPGVYKWRDGEGRVIYVGKAKNLRNRLANYFQPLYQLHPRTQSMVLTARSLEWTVVSTEFEALTLEYTWIKAFNPRFNVVFRDDKTYPYVAVSLEETFPRVWITRNRSARHARYFGPYAKVWPLRHSLDSLLKTFPIRTCSSSVFSKAHRTGRPCLFASIGKCSAPCIGNIDPSEHRKMVEHVVGILTGSVGESYISQIKNEMKEASEELEFERAAKLRDEIAVLNTILQQNAVVFDNDVEADVFGFCGDELEASIHVFFVRAGMIRGEKNWSVERNEHISDSDLIADLLTRVYAEYEQNYTQNHEDTISIKKVRDAVSSTQQATATDVILRAQATKTRRERQERTGREDLLAPISPVPREIIVPIKISDERKQELELWLSNIRGSQVSIRVAERGEKRALMDRANDNASQELKRIKSSRINSIDMRTEAMNEIAKALGMSKSPLRIECYDISNTVDGSYQVASMVVFEDGVARPSEYRHFAVRGEHGDGKIDDLSAVYETLLRRFKHKDVYAENRLDASDSSDTSDTSDSSDINICDANSISNKHFSGNSLTSARHFAYKPQLIIVDGGKEQAKAAKRAMRDAGVSDITVCGLAKKLEEVWLPDEDYPIIFKRSSEGLYLLQRARDESHRFAISYHRKLRRKGSLHSTFDAIPGIGAVYRKRLLASFGSIKSLKNASLEDLQKVPGIGENKAKAIYSALRKNNDK, from the coding sequence ATGAAAGATAATGATCTTAATAAAAATTCTTATAAAGCATATGATTTGCAAGAAGAAAATAGGATGAGAGATAGTGAAAAATGGCGTAAAACGCAAGCAATAATAGATGAACAGTTTTCGAAAGATTCATCATTTGATGATGAAAGAGTAAATGCATTAGGAGCTCCATTGCTTGGTGATACCCGTGATTTATTCCGTCCAGCTTCTCGTGATATTCCAGCGCAACCTGGAGTATACAAGTGGCGTGATGGCGAGGGGCGAGTTATTTACGTTGGAAAAGCAAAAAATTTACGCAATCGTTTAGCGAATTATTTTCAACCTCTTTACCAACTTCATCCTAGAACTCAATCTATGGTTCTTACAGCTCGCAGTTTGGAATGGACTGTTGTAAGCACTGAATTTGAGGCTCTTACACTTGAATATACTTGGATTAAAGCTTTTAATCCTAGGTTTAATGTAGTTTTTCGTGACGATAAAACATATCCTTATGTTGCAGTTTCGCTAGAGGAAACTTTTCCAAGAGTATGGATTACTAGAAATCGTAGTGCGCGGCATGCTAGATATTTTGGTCCGTATGCAAAAGTGTGGCCTCTTCGTCATAGTTTAGATTCTTTACTTAAAACTTTTCCTATTCGCACATGCTCATCCTCTGTTTTTAGCAAAGCTCATAGGACTGGTAGACCTTGCTTATTTGCTTCGATTGGTAAATGTTCAGCTCCTTGTATAGGAAACATAGATCCTAGCGAACATCGCAAGATGGTAGAACATGTAGTTGGCATACTTACAGGCAGTGTTGGAGAGTCTTATATTTCACAAATTAAGAATGAGATGAAAGAAGCAAGTGAAGAGCTAGAATTTGAGCGTGCAGCTAAATTGCGTGACGAAATTGCTGTTTTGAACACTATTTTGCAACAAAATGCAGTTGTGTTTGACAATGATGTAGAAGCAGATGTTTTTGGATTCTGCGGAGATGAGCTTGAAGCGTCAATTCATGTATTTTTTGTCAGAGCTGGAATGATTCGTGGAGAGAAAAATTGGTCGGTAGAACGAAATGAGCATATCAGTGACAGTGATCTTATAGCTGATTTATTAACTCGCGTATACGCAGAATATGAGCAAAATTACACACAAAACCATGAAGATACTATTAGCATTAAGAAAGTTCGCGACGCTGTTAGCTCTACGCAGCAAGCTACTGCAACTGATGTAATATTGCGAGCGCAAGCTACTAAAACTCGTCGTGAACGTCAAGAGAGAACAGGTCGTGAGGATTTACTTGCTCCTATTTCGCCTGTTCCTCGTGAGATTATAGTTCCAATTAAAATTTCTGATGAACGTAAGCAAGAGCTTGAATTGTGGCTTAGCAATATTCGTGGTTCTCAAGTAAGTATTAGAGTTGCAGAGCGCGGAGAAAAACGTGCTCTTATGGATCGTGCAAACGATAATGCTAGTCAGGAATTGAAACGAATAAAATCTAGCCGTATTAACAGCATAGATATGAGAACAGAAGCTATGAACGAAATAGCAAAAGCGCTTGGAATGAGTAAATCTCCTTTGCGAATTGAATGTTATGATATTTCAAATACAGTTGATGGCAGTTATCAAGTTGCTTCTATGGTTGTTTTTGAAGATGGTGTTGCTCGTCCTAGTGAGTACCGTCATTTTGCGGTTCGAGGTGAACATGGTGATGGTAAAATAGATGATTTAAGTGCTGTTTATGAAACATTATTGCGAAGGTTTAAGCATAAAGATGTTTATGCAGAAAATAGGCTTGATGCATCAGATTCATCAGATACATCAGATACATCTGACTCATCTGATATTAATATTTGCGATGCTAACAGTATTTCTAATAAGCATTTTTCAGGTAATTCATTGACTAGTGCGCGGCATTTTGCTTATAAACCTCAATTAATTATTGTCGATGGAGGAAAAGAACAAGCAAAAGCTGCTAAAAGAGCTATGAGAGATGCTGGCGTAAGTGATATTACTGTTTGTGGTTTAGCTAAGAAGCTTGAAGAAGTGTGGCTTCCTGACGAAGATTATCCAATCATTTTTAAGAGAAGCTCAGAAGGATTGTATTTATTGCAGCGTGCTAGAGACGAGTCTCATCGTTTTGCTATTTCGTATCATCGTAAATTGCGAAGAAAAGGTTCATTGCATTCTACTTTTGATGCAATTCCTGGAATTGGAGCAGTGTATCGCAAGCGTTTGCTTGCATCTTTTGGTTCAATAAAATCTTTGAAAAATGCTTCATTAGAAGATTTGCAAAAAGTACCTGGAATTGGCGAGAATAAAGCAAAAGCTATATACAGTGCTTTGCGTAAAAATAATGATAAATAG
- the rpsB gene encoding 30S ribosomal protein S2: MAQITMSEMLKAGLHFGHQTRRWNPKMKQFILTQRNGIHIINLFKSLDMIDKAYDFIKQTVAHNGTVLFVGTKKQAQEAVQNQATRVNMPYVCERWLGGMLTNFQTVSTRVKRLKELEEMDFSDVRGSGLTKKELLLLEREKDKLSKQLGGIRNMNRTPSAMFVVDINKEALAVEEAHKLGIPVVAIVDTNTDPEAVEYPIPANDDAIRGIELLTSLMADAVAEGLLEHAGKGAKSEGNDAQPMAAWEKELLTKEGEAEAKPAKEENTEANA, translated from the coding sequence ATGGCACAGATTACCATGAGCGAAATGCTGAAGGCTGGTTTGCACTTCGGTCATCAGACTCGTCGCTGGAACCCAAAGATGAAGCAGTTCATTCTTACCCAGCGCAATGGTATTCATATCATCAATTTGTTCAAGTCTCTCGACATGATCGACAAGGCTTATGACTTCATCAAGCAGACTGTTGCTCACAACGGCACTGTTCTCTTCGTGGGCACTAAGAAGCAGGCTCAGGAAGCTGTACAGAATCAGGCAACTCGCGTAAACATGCCTTATGTTTGCGAGCGTTGGCTTGGCGGTATGTTGACCAATTTCCAGACTGTTTCTACTCGCGTAAAGCGCTTGAAGGAACTTGAGGAAATGGACTTCAGCGATGTTCGTGGATCCGGCTTGACTAAGAAGGAACTTTTGCTTCTCGAGCGCGAGAAGGACAAGCTTTCCAAGCAGCTCGGTGGTATTCGCAACATGAACCGCACTCCATCCGCCATGTTCGTTGTTGATATTAACAAGGAAGCTTTGGCTGTTGAAGAAGCCCATAAGCTCGGTATTCCAGTTGTGGCAATTGTTGATACCAACACTGATCCTGAGGCTGTTGAGTATCCAATTCCTGCTAACGACGATGCTATTCGTGGCATTGAGTTATTGACCAGCTTGATGGCTGATGCTGTAGCTGAAGGCTTGCTTGAGCATGCCGGTAAGGGCGCTAAGTCTGAAGGTAATGATGCTCAGCCAATGGCAGCTTGGGAGAAGGAATTGCTCACCAAGGAAGGCGAAGCTGAAGCTAAGCCTGCCAAGGAAGAAAATACTGAGGCAAACGCCTGA
- a CDS encoding GuaB3 family IMP dehydrogenase-related protein: protein MSQEIEIGLGKKARVAYSLDDIAIVPSRRSRDPQAVSTSWQVDAYTFDIPIIAAPMDSVTSPDTAIAIGQMGGLGVLDLEGLWTRYENPEPLLKEIAEMPSNIATRRIQEIYTEPIKPELIAKRLHTIRDAGVTVAGALSPQRTQELYNTVLEAGVDLFVIRGTAVSAEHVSKDHEPLDLKKFIYDLDVPVIVGGCADYTSALHLMRTGAAGILVGFGGGAVSATMNTLGVQAPMATAIADVAEARRDYMDESGGRYVQIIADGGMGNSGSFIKALAVGADAVMLGTPLARATEAPGHGTHWGAEARHSSLPRGMRSNVGTVAPLENILFGPSHEADGTTNFVGALRRTMASTGYVDVKSFQRCNVVFNPFHQDIR from the coding sequence ATGTCTCAGGAAATTGAAATTGGTTTGGGCAAAAAAGCCCGAGTTGCATATTCGCTTGACGATATTGCTATTGTTCCTTCGCGCCGCTCGCGTGATCCTCAAGCTGTATCTACTTCATGGCAAGTAGATGCTTACACGTTTGATATCCCAATTATTGCTGCTCCGATGGATTCTGTTACTAGCCCGGATACTGCGATTGCAATTGGTCAAATGGGTGGTCTTGGAGTTCTTGATCTAGAAGGTTTATGGACTCGATATGAGAATCCAGAACCTTTGTTAAAAGAAATAGCTGAGATGCCGTCAAATATTGCAACCCGCCGCATTCAGGAGATTTATACTGAGCCAATCAAACCAGAATTGATTGCAAAGCGTTTGCATACAATCAGAGATGCTGGAGTGACAGTAGCAGGAGCTCTTTCTCCACAACGCACGCAAGAATTATATAACACTGTGCTAGAAGCTGGTGTTGATTTATTTGTGATTCGCGGAACAGCAGTATCTGCGGAACATGTTTCTAAAGATCATGAACCTCTTGATTTAAAGAAGTTTATTTACGATCTCGATGTCCCTGTTATTGTTGGAGGTTGCGCGGATTATACTTCTGCTCTTCATTTGATGAGAACTGGAGCTGCAGGTATTTTAGTCGGATTTGGCGGCGGAGCAGTATCCGCAACAATGAATACTTTAGGTGTGCAAGCACCTATGGCTACTGCCATTGCGGATGTTGCTGAAGCTCGTAGGGATTATATGGATGAATCCGGCGGTCGTTACGTGCAAATTATTGCTGATGGAGGAATGGGTAATTCCGGCAGCTTTATTAAGGCTCTTGCAGTTGGAGCTGATGCAGTTATGCTTGGTACTCCATTAGCTCGCGCAACTGAGGCTCCTGGTCATGGCACTCATTGGGGTGCTGAGGCTCGCCATTCATCACTTCCTCGTGGCATGCGCTCAAATGTTGGCACTGTGGCTCCGTTAGAAAATATTCTTTTCGGTCCAAGTCATGAAGCAGATGGTACTACAAACTTTGTTGGTGCATTGCGCAGAACAATGGCTTCTACAGGTTATGTTGATGTTAAGAGCTTCCAGCGTTGCAACGTAGTATTTAACCCATTCCATCAGGATATTCGTTAG
- the pyrH gene encoding UMP kinase, with amino-acid sequence MAIAQTDEGKSRRVLLKLSGEAFGGGAVGIDTNVIRRIAGEIVAAVNQGVQVAIVVGGGNFFRGAELQQAGIDRSRGDYMGMLGTVMNCLALQDFLEQAGQATRVQTAITMGQVAEPYIPLKAIRHLEKGRVVIFGAGAGMPYFSTDTVSIQRSLEIHCDEVLMGKNGVDGVYSADPRKDSTARKFLTLNYNRAIVDGLAVMDASALSMARDNNQKIRVFGLEGEGNVTSALVGESIGTLVSNAEPTFA; translated from the coding sequence ATGGCTATTGCACAAACGGATGAAGGAAAGTCCCGTAGGGTTTTATTAAAGCTTTCTGGAGAAGCATTCGGTGGTGGCGCTGTTGGTATTGATACTAATGTTATTCGTAGGATTGCTGGCGAAATAGTAGCTGCAGTGAATCAAGGCGTTCAGGTTGCTATTGTTGTCGGCGGCGGTAACTTCTTTAGGGGAGCAGAACTGCAGCAAGCAGGTATTGATCGTAGCCGTGGCGATTATATGGGTATGTTGGGCACTGTAATGAACTGCTTGGCTCTTCAGGATTTTCTTGAGCAAGCGGGGCAAGCAACTCGCGTACAAACTGCTATTACAATGGGTCAGGTTGCAGAACCTTATATTCCGTTGAAAGCAATTCGTCACCTTGAAAAGGGTCGTGTGGTTATTTTTGGTGCTGGTGCCGGAATGCCATATTTTTCTACTGATACTGTTTCTATTCAACGTTCATTGGAAATTCATTGCGATGAAGTTCTTATGGGCAAGAATGGTGTGGATGGCGTATATAGTGCTGATCCTCGTAAAGATTCTACTGCTCGTAAGTTCCTAACATTAAACTACAATCGCGCTATCGTTGATGGTTTAGCTGTTATGGATGCGTCTGCGCTTTCTATGGCTCGCGATAATAATCAAAAAATTCGTGTGTTTGGTCTTGAGGGCGAAGGTAACGTAACTAGTGCTCTTGTTGGAGAATCTATTGGCACATTAGTGTCTAATGCAGAGCCAACATTTGCTTAA
- the frr gene encoding ribosome recycling factor: MSAIIDQAREQMNKSVEATKENFMGIRTGRANPALLNGIMVDYYGAPTPIKAVASIGVPEPRTLSVTPFDASQANAVEKAIRDSDLGVSPNRDGNVIRVTMPELTEERRKEYVKLAKNKAEEGKVAVRNIRRKAKESIDKSVKDGELGEDEGDRLQKELDKVTKQVTDSLDVLLEGKQKEIMEV; this comes from the coding sequence ATGTCAGCAATAATTGATCAAGCCCGTGAACAGATGAATAAGTCTGTTGAAGCTACTAAAGAGAATTTTATGGGTATTCGCACCGGTCGTGCTAATCCTGCTTTGCTAAACGGAATTATGGTTGATTATTATGGTGCTCCAACTCCAATTAAAGCTGTTGCATCTATTGGTGTTCCAGAGCCTAGAACTCTTTCAGTTACGCCTTTTGACGCTTCTCAAGCGAATGCTGTTGAAAAGGCTATTCGCGATTCTGATTTAGGTGTAAGCCCTAATCGTGATGGCAATGTTATTCGTGTTACTATGCCAGAGCTCACGGAAGAGCGTCGCAAGGAATACGTCAAGCTTGCTAAGAATAAAGCAGAAGAAGGCAAAGTTGCAGTTCGCAATATTCGTCGCAAAGCTAAGGAATCTATTGACAAGTCTGTTAAAGATGGTGAACTTGGCGAAGATGAAGGCGATCGTTTACAAAAAGAGCTTGATAAAGTAACTAAGCAAGTTACTGATTCTTTAGACGTTTTGCTTGAAGGTAAGCAAAAAGAAATTATGGAAGTCTGA